One part of the Halostagnicola larsenii XH-48 genome encodes these proteins:
- a CDS encoding MFS transporter has product MGWQYRETVLTVCTLALFVTVFGRLAISPVVPDIAAEFDVSRTQIGAALTCMWLAYALTQFPSGILAGRYGERLIILISVAGTGLTTLVIVVAPGFGVFVLGTVLLGGVAGLHYSVATTLLTRIYDDTGTAIGVHNSGAPLAGLATPVVITWVAVRYGWRPALFLTAIVAFLVFILALWRIRPIEPSNPDGSMSEQFKLEPIFDLLSRPPIVFTGTIAIVTEFSWQAVASFLPTFLVQYHGLSTTLSGILFGLYFLSQGVLQVGVGAIADRFGRDPAIGICMISGMAGFSLLIQGPSTELMAVGAVLLGIGMGWGAAVFPRLMDRLSEDEQGFGFGLFRTVYMTIAASGSVVVGSLADLFGWGVSIGFLAVLLGVVCLLLVANYVLDCGY; this is encoded by the coding sequence ATGGGTTGGCAGTATCGGGAAACAGTGCTCACCGTCTGTACGTTGGCACTGTTCGTAACGGTGTTCGGACGACTGGCGATCAGCCCGGTCGTTCCCGATATCGCAGCTGAGTTTGACGTTTCTCGTACACAAATCGGAGCCGCCTTGACGTGTATGTGGCTCGCGTACGCACTGACGCAGTTTCCCAGTGGGATACTCGCAGGCCGGTACGGCGAACGACTTATCATCCTAATTTCGGTCGCGGGAACAGGTCTCACGACGCTCGTGATCGTAGTCGCACCAGGATTCGGCGTCTTCGTTCTCGGAACCGTCTTACTCGGCGGCGTGGCCGGGCTCCACTACAGCGTGGCGACCACGCTCCTGACGCGGATATACGACGATACAGGCACTGCAATCGGGGTTCACAACTCGGGTGCTCCGCTTGCGGGCCTGGCGACACCGGTCGTGATTACGTGGGTGGCCGTTCGGTATGGGTGGCGACCGGCTCTCTTTCTCACAGCGATCGTCGCATTTCTCGTATTCATTCTTGCGCTCTGGCGTATCCGCCCCATTGAACCGTCGAACCCCGATGGATCGATGAGTGAACAGTTCAAACTCGAGCCAATTTTCGATTTGCTCTCGCGCCCGCCGATCGTGTTCACGGGCACTATCGCGATCGTTACGGAGTTCAGTTGGCAAGCAGTCGCCTCGTTTTTGCCCACGTTTTTGGTCCAGTACCATGGACTTTCAACGACGCTTTCGGGAATCCTGTTTGGATTGTACTTCCTTTCACAGGGCGTGTTACAGGTTGGTGTCGGTGCTATTGCGGATCGTTTCGGACGCGATCCGGCGATCGGGATTTGTATGATTTCGGGCATGGCTGGTTTCAGTCTACTTATTCAGGGGCCAAGTACGGAGCTGATGGCCGTCGGAGCCGTTTTGCTCGGGATCGGCATGGGATGGGGGGCAGCGGTGTTTCCCCGGTTGATGGATCGACTTTCTGAAGACGAACAGGGATTCGGGTTTGGGCTCTTTCGGACGGTCTACATGACGATCGCCGCCTCCGGTTCGGTGGTCGTTGGATCGCTCGCGGACCTGTTCGGTTGGGGCGTTTCCATCGGCTTCCTGGCGGTTCTTCTCGGTGTCGTCTGTCTTTTGCTCGTCGCAAACTACGTTCTCGACTGTGGGTACTGA